One window of Desulfovibrio subterraneus genomic DNA carries:
- the rpsK gene encoding 30S ribosomal protein S11, translated as MARPKRTGKKKEKKNIPVGIAHIQATFNNTIITFTDTRGNAVSWSSAGQSGFKGSRKSTPFAAQVAAESAAKKAQENGMRTVGIYVKGPGSGREAAMRAVNAAGFKVAFIRDVTPIPHNGCRPPKRRRV; from the coding sequence ATGGCTAGACCCAAACGCACGGGCAAGAAGAAAGAAAAGAAGAACATTCCCGTAGGGATCGCCCATATCCAGGCTACCTTCAACAACACCATTATCACCTTTACGGACACTAGGGGTAATGCTGTGAGCTGGTCCTCTGCTGGCCAGAGCGGCTTCAAGGGCTCTCGTAAGTCCACCCCGTTCGCCGCTCAGGTTGCTGCCGAATCTGCTGCCAAGAAGGCACAGGAAAACGGCATGCGTACCGTCGGCATTTACGTCAAAGGACCTGGCTCCGGTCGTGAAGCTGCAATGCGCGCTGTAAATGCCGCTGGCTTCAAGGTCGCGTTTATTCGTGACGTAACCCCCATCCCCCACAACGGTTGCCGCCCGCCTAAGCGTCGCCGCGTCTAG
- a CDS encoding selenium metabolism-associated LysR family transcriptional regulator, which translates to MIDFRKLEAFCKVYELKSFSQAGKELFLSQPTISAHVLSLEKELEVQLLDRMGRMVLPTAAGEVLYQYARQAFASIEAAKAEITQLQDEITGHFVVGGSTIPAHYLIPPIISGFMKRHPGVTMELRVGDSSRIIEMVSEGEITLGIVGAQDSHPELAYTPVIDDELVFIAPTDMFPDGTSLSSRDLGRYPWIMRESGSGTRKSFTRVLADKGVDVRRFTAGLTVDSTQAVLQCVKAGLGVSMTSRLAVTDMVDRGELRIIPLTDVVVRRQFYCVHHAKRHFFPAVSGFILYLKEKTKLFRNA; encoded by the coding sequence ATGATCGATTTCAGAAAGCTAGAAGCATTTTGCAAAGTGTATGAGTTGAAGAGTTTTTCCCAGGCCGGAAAAGAACTCTTCCTTTCACAGCCAACCATTAGTGCGCACGTGCTTTCTCTGGAGAAGGAACTTGAGGTTCAGCTCCTTGACCGCATGGGGCGTATGGTTCTGCCCACAGCGGCGGGAGAGGTGCTGTATCAATATGCGCGTCAGGCATTCGCCAGCATCGAGGCTGCCAAAGCCGAAATAACGCAGCTGCAGGATGAGATAACCGGCCATTTTGTGGTCGGCGGAAGTACCATCCCAGCTCACTACCTCATTCCTCCCATCATTTCCGGGTTTATGAAGCGTCATCCCGGCGTGACCATGGAGCTCAGAGTTGGGGACTCCTCGCGAATCATCGAGATGGTTTCCGAAGGTGAAATCACGCTTGGCATTGTCGGTGCGCAGGATTCACATCCCGAACTGGCATACACTCCTGTCATTGACGATGAGCTTGTATTCATCGCTCCCACAGACATGTTCCCCGATGGTACCTCTCTGAGCAGCAGAGATCTTGGCCGGTACCCCTGGATCATGCGGGAAAGCGGTTCCGGAACCCGCAAGAGCTTCACCCGCGTGCTTGCTGACAAGGGTGTGGATGTGCGGCGTTTCACCGCAGGGCTGACGGTTGATTCCACGCAGGCCGTGCTGCAGTGCGTCAAGGCGGGCCTTGGTGTGAGCATGACTTCGCGTCTTGCCGTCACTGATATGGTCGACCGGGGCGAACTGAGGATAATTCCGTTGACAGATGTGGTGGTGCGCAGGCAGTTCTATTGCGTGCATCACGCCAAACGCCACTTCTTCCCGGCGGTATCCGGTTTTATCCTGTACCTTAAGGAAAAGACCAAGCTATTTCGGAACGCATAG
- the rpmJ gene encoding 50S ribosomal protein L36, whose protein sequence is MKVRPSVKKMCPKCKVIRRKGTLRVICENPRHKQRQG, encoded by the coding sequence ATGAAAGTCAGGCCTTCTGTCAAAAAGATGTGCCCAAAGTGCAAGGTAATTCGGCGCAAGGGCACCCTTAGAGTCATTTGCGAAAACCCCCGGCACAAGCAGCGCCAGGGCTAA
- a CDS encoding DNA-directed RNA polymerase subunit alpha, with product MLIKQGDRTINTRNWSELVKPETITRSGDADTQYGKFVCEPLERGYGNTIGNALRRVLLASLQGAAIVAVKISGVQHEFTTIEGVLEDVTDVILNLKQIRFGMDTEEPQKIAFTVNQKGPVTAAAIPGNQHVMVLNPDLHLFTLTEDKELTFELEVRMGKGYVPADMHEGLGDEIGLIALDASFAPVRKVAYAVEQARVGQMTNYDKLILQVWTDGSISPEDAIAYSAKIIKDQISVFINFDERISEEESSSSSADSGVNENLFKGIDELELSVRATNCLKSANITLVGELVQRSESEMLKTKNFGRKSLDEIRRVLCEMDLDFGMQVDGFEKKYQDWLKRKQQNEA from the coding sequence ATGCTCATCAAACAAGGCGACAGGACGATCAATACGCGAAACTGGTCTGAACTGGTTAAACCTGAAACCATCACCCGTTCCGGTGATGCCGATACCCAGTACGGCAAGTTCGTTTGCGAACCGCTGGAACGCGGATACGGCAACACCATCGGTAATGCTCTTCGTCGTGTACTGCTCGCATCGCTTCAGGGCGCAGCTATTGTCGCTGTGAAGATCTCCGGTGTACAGCACGAGTTCACCACCATTGAGGGTGTTCTGGAAGACGTGACCGATGTGATTCTGAACTTGAAGCAGATCAGATTCGGCATGGATACGGAAGAGCCTCAGAAGATTGCGTTCACCGTGAATCAGAAGGGCCCCGTTACTGCTGCTGCCATTCCCGGCAACCAGCACGTGATGGTGCTCAACCCTGATCTGCACCTCTTTACCCTCACCGAGGACAAGGAACTTACCTTCGAACTCGAAGTGAGAATGGGTAAGGGATATGTGCCGGCTGACATGCACGAAGGACTCGGTGACGAGATCGGGCTTATCGCTCTCGATGCCAGCTTCGCGCCTGTACGCAAGGTTGCCTACGCCGTTGAGCAGGCTCGCGTTGGTCAGATGACGAACTATGACAAGCTCATCCTTCAGGTGTGGACCGACGGTTCTATTTCCCCTGAAGATGCCATCGCGTACAGCGCGAAGATCATTAAGGATCAGATCTCTGTGTTCATCAACTTCGATGAACGCATCTCTGAAGAAGAGTCCAGCTCTTCTTCTGCAGACAGCGGTGTGAATGAAAATCTCTTCAAGGGTATTGATGAGCTTGAACTTTCAGTTCGTGCTACCAACTGCCTGAAGAGCGCAAACATCACTCTTGTTGGCGAGCTGGTTCAGCGATCTGAATCTGAAATGCTGAAGACCAAGAACTTTGGTCGCAAGTCCCTTGACGAAATTCGTCGAGTGCTCTGCGAAATGGATCTGGACTTTGGGATGCAGGTCGATGGCTTTGAGAAGAAATACCAGGATTGGTTGAAGAGGAAGCAGCAAAATGAGGCATAG
- the rpsM gene encoding 30S ribosomal protein S13 produces MARIAGVDLPRGKRVDIALTYIFGIGRYTALQILDTTGVDWTRSADDLTAEEVNEIRKEIETNYKVEGDLRREVSSNIKRLMDIGCYRGLRHRRGLPVNGQRTKTNSRTRKGPRRAVVGKKKK; encoded by the coding sequence GTGGCTCGAATTGCTGGTGTTGACCTCCCCAGAGGCAAGCGGGTGGATATCGCCCTGACCTACATCTTCGGTATTGGTCGTTATACTGCGCTCCAGATCCTCGACACCACCGGTGTTGACTGGACCCGCAGTGCAGACGACCTCACCGCAGAAGAGGTCAACGAAATCCGTAAGGAAATCGAAACCAACTACAAGGTTGAAGGCGATCTCCGCCGCGAAGTGTCCTCTAACATCAAGCGTCTGATGGATATCGGGTGTTACCGTGGTCTTCGTCATCGTCGTGGGCTGCCAGTAAATGGCCAGCGCACCAAGACCAACTCCCGTACCCGCAAGGGACCCCGTCGCGCTGTTGTCGGCAAGAAGAAGAAGTAA
- the rplQ gene encoding 50S ribosomal protein L17, whose protein sequence is MRHSNSGKKLSRTPAHRKAMFRNMAKSLLTHYKLRTTEVKAKNLRSVVEPLITLALRNDLHARRQAYSVLGSHQLVKKLFDEIGPLYVGVPGGYTRVLKLGANRRGDNAPMAVIELTRKPGETAEVAQAEPKVAKEEAVKQAVAAAEAAAKAE, encoded by the coding sequence ATGAGGCATAGCAATTCCGGAAAGAAGTTGAGCAGGACTCCCGCTCATCGTAAGGCCATGTTCCGCAACATGGCTAAGTCCCTGCTGACTCATTATAAGCTTCGTACCACTGAAGTTAAGGCCAAAAACCTTCGCAGCGTTGTAGAGCCCCTGATCACTCTGGCCCTCCGCAACGACCTGCATGCACGCCGTCAGGCATATAGCGTTCTTGGCTCTCACCAGCTGGTGAAGAAGCTCTTTGATGAAATCGGCCCTCTCTATGTCGGTGTTCCCGGCGGCTATACCCGCGTTCTGAAGCTCGGCGCCAATCGTCGCGGCGACAACGCACCCATGGCCGTAATAGAGTTGACCCGTAAGCCCGGCGAAACTGCCGAGGTAGCTCAGGCTGAACCCAAGGTTGCCAAGGAAGAAGCCGTGAAGCAGGCCGTGGCCGCAGCTGAAGCTGCTGCCAAGGCTGAATAG
- the rpsD gene encoding 30S ribosomal protein S4, giving the protein MAKYNGSKCRICRREGSKLFLKGDRCYTDKCAFDRRPYAPGAAGRARKKVSDYALQLREKQKVRRMYGVLEKQFRGYFEKADMQKGVTGFNLLALLERRLDNVIYRLGFANSRQQARQMVRHGVFSMNDHKANIPSMQVKVGDVIVVNEKHRKNPVLAEAQDVIARRGCPTWLEVDGPNFKGTVKALPQREDIQFPINEQLIVELYSK; this is encoded by the coding sequence TTGGCTAAGTATAATGGTTCCAAGTGCCGAATTTGCCGGCGTGAAGGTTCTAAATTGTTCCTGAAGGGTGATCGCTGCTACACCGATAAGTGCGCTTTTGACCGCCGCCCCTATGCCCCGGGCGCTGCGGGACGTGCACGTAAAAAGGTGAGCGACTACGCACTGCAGCTTCGTGAGAAGCAGAAAGTTCGTCGTATGTACGGCGTTCTGGAAAAGCAGTTCCGCGGTTATTTTGAAAAGGCTGACATGCAGAAGGGCGTAACTGGTTTTAACCTGCTTGCGCTGCTCGAACGTCGTCTTGATAACGTTATCTACCGCCTTGGCTTTGCCAACTCCCGTCAGCAGGCCCGCCAGATGGTTCGCCACGGTGTGTTCTCCATGAACGACCACAAGGCTAACATCCCCTCCATGCAGGTGAAGGTTGGCGACGTGATCGTTGTTAATGAGAAGCACCGCAAGAATCCGGTTCTGGCAGAAGCACAGGACGTGATCGCACGTCGTGGCTGCCCGACCTGGCTGGAAGTGGACGGTCCCAACTTCAAGGGTACCGTTAAGGCTCTGCCTCAGCGCGAAGACATTCAGTTCCCCATCAACGAACAGCTGATTGTCGAGCTTTACTCCAAATAA